A region of Sesamum indicum cultivar Zhongzhi No. 13 linkage group LG7, S_indicum_v1.0, whole genome shotgun sequence DNA encodes the following proteins:
- the LOC105166931 gene encoding S-norcoclaurine synthase-like, which translates to MEGVVSREIEVKVSASETWKVYGSLKLAEIGVEAFPDTYSGFKVLQGDGYAGTIIQIFFAPGVEGPPSYKEEYMVVDDVKRVKVGKVIEGGVLERGFKSYVVTLKAIEKEGKKDECIMTGSIEYALYDAAAIPLVTSSIEGLLALMKAIADYVIKHHNTTTY; encoded by the exons ATGGAGGGAGTTGTTTCGAGGGAGATAGAAGTTAAGGTATCTGCAAGCGAAACTTGGAAGGTCTACGGCAGCCTTAAACTGGCCGAGATCGGGGTGGAAGCGTTTCCCGATACATACAGTGGATTCAAAGTCCTGCAAGGCGACGGCTACGCTGGAACCATCATCCAAATCTTTTTCGCTCCag GGGTAGAGGGGCCGCCGTCGTACAAGGAGGAGTACATGGTGGTGGATGATGTGAAACGAGTGAAGGTAGGGAAGGTTATCGAGGGCGGGGTTTTGGAACGGGGGTTTAAAAGTTATGTGGTGACGTTAAAAGCGATAGAGAAGGAGGGGAAGAAGGATGAGTGCATCATGACAGGTAGCATCGAGTATGCGTTGTATGATGCAGCTGCTATCCCTTTGGTTACCAGCTCCATTGAGGGCCTCCTTGCTCTCATGAAGGCTATTGCAGATTACGTGATTAAACACCACAACACCACCACCTACTGA